The genomic interval TGCACATGACTGTGGCTGCAGATGGAGGAGTTCAAGTCGACCGGGGCTTCAGTTTAGGACAAGTCACAAACACCGCATGAACACCTGGTCTCGGTATTTTGTGCTGGACTGCGTTAGAATACGAatcgtcgaggaagaaggaagaccaGCCAAGTCAAGACACACCCCCCAACATTTGTGCCTGGCGGCACGCTTCCCACTTTCTTTGTCCAGgcatatatattcatgtatttTGGTGTTACAGAGTCACAGTGGTACGACGTTCGTAAAGAACACATTCACCGTGAAGCTGAAAGGCAGCAGTCGTGCCCATGAACTCCACTTTCTGGTAAAGGCGTTTGCTGCTATTTCGCAGCCTTAAGGACCGTTTTATTTTTcgcagaggaagcacagCCTGGCTCTTAGCACCCAGATCCATCAAACAGTTGGCGCAGTTGCCAGCGCACACCAGCAACTCTGAACAACACACGTTGTGTGAGTGCCCAGAAGTTCGTTTCTGATGCGCTTTAGGTTGAGTCTATCACCTCAGAGAAAGTACCCACGGATTTAGCAAGCAGTCTCGCTCATAAAGAGTTCTAGGTAAGAGCATCATGCATCTCCTCTAGTTATGTTCGTGGTTCACACTCTTCCTCGGGGGTTCACGTCTAACGGTCTAGGGGACTTTGCATCTGCGACTATCAGCCACCTGAGGTAGTGCTCACTGCTCGTGCCACAGTGCAAACACTTCAGATACTTCTAGAACTTCTGGAGTGTCACCCTACCGCGCCTCTGGCCTGGAACCAATGTAACTGACAGCTGAAGGTGGCAGTGTCATGCTACAGGGTAAGTTTCCGTGAACGGTCCCTCAGGCACAAAGGATCTTTGGTCTCTCGCACTCAATACAACCACAGGACCCCACATGTACCCAGAAGAACCGTTGGGCTCTTCCCGTGCTTCCTGCCTCCTGATCTCAAGAACAATGGAAAAGCCTTCTAGTATCTCTGTGGTGCATCTGGTGTcagtggagaaaaagcacTCGTAAGTTCACCGTGACGACCTACGTACATGGAATGATGGTCTATGGGCACCGGGTGTTACTGAAGCTTGATACGGCAGATGTTGCAAATACCCGAATGCCAGAGATACACGTGGCTTTAAAGGAAGGAGGGTTTCTCTGATTGGTAAGGCGTACCGTTTCGTCCTATATGGCTGCGGCCGAACGGGTTACAGACACCAGCAATCGCGGGAGACAACAGAAGACAGGAGCCGTGCGCAGATTACAGACACATTTTCCCCAACTGGGCCCGACATGCCTTTGCCCACGCGACTTTACGAGCGCCATGTGCTGCGGCAGGCAGCTTACAACCGTTTTTTGAACATTTTTCCCCGACGATGTAATGTTTGTGACTGGAGTTAGTACGTGTGATACAAAACTTCTTGTGCACTGCCGGTTGAGGGGTGCATGTACTTGTACAACGAGTTTGAGGGTGAAGTGCGAGCACTGAAAAGTGGCCACCCGAGCTCAGAGGGGCGTCACTCGTTTAAACCGTTTTGCGGCGAAAAAGCGAGGGATGACTCCGGAGGTGGCGGTTTTGTCTTGCCGCGACACGTAGACACGTTgttcttcattttcttttgtttcaCCTTCTTGGCTCGCGAGAGAGGTGGTTCCTTGTGCAAACGGGCGTTCCCTCGGGAGCGGTCCGCGTCTTTGCGGGCGCAGCCACAAGTTGTACCGAAACCGCTGTGCCCGAACGGGaaccttttcttcctcatctgGCAGCCCATCTCTATACCCCTTTTGGACAACAGGGAATCTGCACCTCTAGGAGCTACCTGGCTGCTGTTCTTTCGTCAACTCACCATGGCGGAGCCGAAGCCGCCGTGCGATTGCCCACTCGGAGGAGCAGGCGACTTCGGCAATACTGACGCGGTTCTCGCCGCGGGCAAAGATTGCAACAGTTCTTCGACTGTCGAGGCGCCCGTACCCTCGGCGCTTGGTGCATTCGAAGAACATGATGCGGCCCCACAAACCCACCCCTCTGTTGCTCATCCCGCGTCGGAGAACTGCGCGTCAGACTCTGCGGCGGCGTCTCGGGCGGCAGGCGGTGACACGGCTCCACGGAGTTTGCTGGACACTACAGACAACGCGACAGCCGCCGAAGAAGGACCGCGGAAGCTGTTGGAGGCGCTAAAGTCCTCGGTGTCGTGTCTTATTGTCACGGACGTGCAGAGGGACTTCTGTGAGGGAGGCGCACTGGGAGGCGAAGGCCGCCTGCAGATGGTGCACAACATCAACCGCCTGCGTTGCTGGAGAAGTCCGGGCACGGACCACCCTCTCTGTGGTGTTCCCTTCGAACAACTGCCAACTAGCTTGGAAGCTGCCGACATTGCAGACGAGCTGTTTGATTACGTCGTCGTAAGCCAAGACTGG from Toxoplasma gondii ME49 chromosome VIIa, whole genome shotgun sequence carries:
- a CDS encoding Nicotinamidase (encoded by transcript TGME49_281990), translating into MYLYNEFEGEVRALKSGHPSSEGRHSFKPFCGEKARDDSGGGGFVLPRHVDTLFFIFFCFTFLARERGGSLCKRAFPRERSASLRAQPQVVPKPLCPNGNLFFLIWQPISIPLLDNRESAPLGATWLLFFRQLTMAEPKPPCDCPLGGAGDFGNTDAVLAAGKDCNSSSTVEAPVPSALGAFEEHDAAPQTHPSVAHPASENCASDSAAASRAAGGDTAPRSLLDTTDNATAAEEGPRKLLEALKSSVSCLIVTDVQRDFCEGGALGGEGRLQMVHNINRLRCWRSPGTDHPLCGVPFEQLPTSLEAADIADELFDYVVVSQDWHPPNHLSFAKNHASSCDREACICGDEQEETGDATDEKAATSDTVQTRNNDRTDGTLDAMPETPTAEEVSPQVANQHEETNGNAQDGEVNEGDRSGDEDAQAPETVTGERAKKKGKYLPPLGPNRVRRRKTGVVLDLWPVHCVQNTPGAELHPNLLTRASDVPIHKATDREIDSYSCFGHGQHKTGLESLLREWKVEVVCVVGLCVDYCVKATALAAAEVPGVQTVCVLLDCSKAVAEEAIPTVRKELSGKGILVCTAKEMLRGQT